In the genome of Devosia rhizoryzae, the window CAAGGCAGGCGGCGACCCCAAGGCCGCCCGGGCCGGCACGGCCGCCGCGCTCAACAAGATCCCCAAGGTTTCCGGCGATGCCGGTCAGCTTTATCTCAGCCGCGAACTGTCCAAGGTCTTCGACACTGCCGAGCAGGCAGCGCAGAAGGCCGGCGACAGCTATGTAACGGTCGAGCGATTGCTCTTGGCGCTGGTGATCGAGAAGGACACCGATGCCGGTCGCGTATTGGCATCAGCCGGCGTCACCGCGCAGGGGCTTAACACAGCAATCGAAGCGATCCGCAAGGGCCGTACGGCCGACTCGGCTTCCGCCGAGAACACCTATGACGCGCTCAAGAAATATGCGCGCGATCTCACCGCCGATGTGCGCGAGGGCAAGCTCGACCCGGTGATCGGCCGCGACGAGGAAATTCGCCGCACCATCCAGGTGCTGTCACGCCGGACCAAGAACAATCCGGTGCTGATCGGTGAACCCGGCGTCGGCAAGACCGCGATCGCCGAAGGCCTGGCCATCCGCATGGTCAACGGCGACGTGCCGGAATCGCTCAAGAACAAGAGCCTGATGGCGCTCGACATGGGCGCTCTGATTGCCGGCGCGAAATACCGCGGCGAGTTCGAAGAGCGGCTGAAGTCGGTTTTGAGCGAAGTGACGGCGGCCGAGGGGCAGATCGTCCTCTTTATCGACGAGATGCACACGCTGGTTGGTGCCGGCAAGGCGGATGGCGCCATGGACGCGTCCAATCTCCTCAAGCCTGCGCTGGCGCGCGGTGAACTCCACTGCGTGGGCGCGACGACGCTCGACGAATATCGCAAGCATGTCGAGAAGGACCCGGCTCTGGCGCGGCGTTTCCAGCCGGTCTTCGTTTCCGAGCCGACGGTCGAGGACACGATCTCGATCCTGCGTGGCCTTAAGGAAAAGTACGAGCTCCATCATGGCATCCGCATTGCGGACTCGGCGCTGGTGAGCGCGGCGACTTTGTCGAACCGCTACATCACCGATCGCTTCCTGCCCGACAAGGCCATCGACCTGATGGACGAAGCGGCCGCGCGGCTGCGCATGGCGGTGGACTCCAAGCCTGAAGCCCTGGACGAACTCGATCGGCGCATCATGCAGCTCAAGATCGAGCGCGAGGCGCTGCGCAAGGAAGACGATGATGGCTCGCGCACGCGGCTGGGCCGGCTCGAGCAGGAACTGTCCGGGCTCGAAGAGCAGGCACAGGCACTGTCGGCCAAGTGGCTGGCGGAAAAGGAACGGCTGCAGGGTTCGACCAAGATCAAGGAAGAGCTCGATGCCGCACGCGGGCAGCTTGAAATCGCGCAGCGCCAGGGCGACCTCGCCAAGGCGGGCGAGCTGGCCTATGGCGTCATTCCCGATCTCGAGAAGCGGCTCAAGACCGCTGACGATCCGGATGGTAATGGCAAGCCCGACCCGCTGATGGCCAAGGAAACGGTCGAGTCGAGCGATATCGCCCAGGTGGTGTCGCGCTGGACCGGCATTCCGGTCGACCGCATGCTAGAAGGCGAACGCGAAAAGCTGCTGCAGATGGAAATCTCGCTCGGCGCACGCGTCATCGGCCAGAACGAAGCCGTCGCTGCCGTGGCAAAGGCTGTTCGCCGTTCGCGGGCCGGCTTGCAGGACCCGAACCGGCCGATCGGCTCGTTCATGTTCCTCGGGCCAACAGGCGTGGGCAAGACCGAACTTACCAAGGCGCTGGCGCAATTCCTCTTCGATGACGAGACCGCCATGGTCCGGCTCGACATGAGCGAGTTCATGGAAAAGCACTCGGTGGCAAGGCTGATCGGCGCCCCTCCGGGCTATGTCGGCTATGACGAAGGCGGGGTGCTCACCGAAGCGGTCCGGCGTCGGCCCTATCAGGTCGTCCTTTTCGATGAGATCGAAAAGGCGCATCCGGACGTGTTCAACGTCCTCCTGCAGGTGCTCGACGATGGGCGACTGACCGATGGGCAGGGACGCACGGTCGACTTCCGCAACACGGTGATCATCCTCACCTCCAATATCGGCTCGCAGGCGATCCAGGAGCTTGAAGATGGCGATTCCATCGAGCTGGCACGCGGACGGGTGATGGATGCGGTCAAGGCGACGTTCAAGCCGGAATTCATCAATCGGATCGACGAAATCCTGTTGTTCCACCGGCTGGCGCGCGAGAACATGGCGGCGATCGTCGATATCCAGTTCGGGCGGCTCGAAAAGCTGCTCAAGGATCGCGACATCGGCCTCGATCTCACGCCACGCGCTCGCGAATGGTTGGCACGGGAAGGCTATGATCCGGCTTATGGCGCACGACCGCTCAAGCGCGTCATTCAGCGCGAAGTGCAGGATGAACTGGCCGAGGAGATCCTATCCGGCGCCGTTACCGACGGCGCACGGGTGGTCGTCGATGCCGACGATAGCGGGATCATCCTGCGACCGGCCGGGGCTTTGCCGAGCGAAGCTGCTGCCTAAACAATACGAGGCCGGTCGAAAGACCGGCCCTTTTGTTTTGCGCTTGCCACCTTCCCGGGCACTGTCTAGAACATAAGGAGAACGAGGGGGATGGCATGCATACGACCAACTATCGCGACACGCTGATCCTTCCCTCGCCCGATTGCGCGGCTGGTTCGGCGACAGCGCCGGGTAAGCCTGGGACGATTGCGGCTCTCCAGCACGAGCGGTTGGCCGCAGCGCCCTATACGATCACGAGCGACGACCTGCTGTTCGGCATCCATGCCGATCGGAAAGAAATT includes:
- the clpB gene encoding ATP-dependent chaperone ClpB; protein product: MNIEKYTERARGFIQSAQTGAMNAGNQQFTPVHLLKVLLDDDQGMANGLIAKAGGDPKAARAGTAAALNKIPKVSGDAGQLYLSRELSKVFDTAEQAAQKAGDSYVTVERLLLALVIEKDTDAGRVLASAGVTAQGLNTAIEAIRKGRTADSASAENTYDALKKYARDLTADVREGKLDPVIGRDEEIRRTIQVLSRRTKNNPVLIGEPGVGKTAIAEGLAIRMVNGDVPESLKNKSLMALDMGALIAGAKYRGEFEERLKSVLSEVTAAEGQIVLFIDEMHTLVGAGKADGAMDASNLLKPALARGELHCVGATTLDEYRKHVEKDPALARRFQPVFVSEPTVEDTISILRGLKEKYELHHGIRIADSALVSAATLSNRYITDRFLPDKAIDLMDEAAARLRMAVDSKPEALDELDRRIMQLKIEREALRKEDDDGSRTRLGRLEQELSGLEEQAQALSAKWLAEKERLQGSTKIKEELDAARGQLEIAQRQGDLAKAGELAYGVIPDLEKRLKTADDPDGNGKPDPLMAKETVESSDIAQVVSRWTGIPVDRMLEGEREKLLQMEISLGARVIGQNEAVAAVAKAVRRSRAGLQDPNRPIGSFMFLGPTGVGKTELTKALAQFLFDDETAMVRLDMSEFMEKHSVARLIGAPPGYVGYDEGGVLTEAVRRRPYQVVLFDEIEKAHPDVFNVLLQVLDDGRLTDGQGRTVDFRNTVIILTSNIGSQAIQELEDGDSIELARGRVMDAVKATFKPEFINRIDEILLFHRLARENMAAIVDIQFGRLEKLLKDRDIGLDLTPRAREWLAREGYDPAYGARPLKRVIQREVQDELAEEILSGAVTDGARVVVDADDSGIILRPAGALPSEAAA